In the Victivallis sp. Marseille-Q1083 genome, one interval contains:
- a CDS encoding cytochrome c biogenesis protein ResB, whose product MIRRLQWAIVSISALLLLLIAAAFPWRGVPELYRSGVFLLVAAITALSAAAIWWRPAFRHRGGVLLLHLAIALIAVGALIGVFFGRQVRFFMLAEADAPLADFLPPENGRPAIPLPFSFGAGRPEVDYYDPDYLLYRRHPDDPNRMALAGRPHWRGETLYLDNRQNWPRTTLLAPDGSFLPHLNVGEDGILMRQDPQPSEYRVAIRYHHPAAPEERQAVLKVNEPVTIDRWRFYLMSCGTSARGRYVELLARQDPGRLVVAAGLWLLLAAPFWLLVDQWRKQ is encoded by the coding sequence ATGATCCGCCGTTTGCAATGGGCCATCGTTTCCATTTCGGCATTGCTGCTGCTGCTCATCGCCGCGGCATTCCCCTGGCGCGGCGTCCCGGAACTCTACCGTTCCGGCGTCTTCCTGCTCGTCGCCGCCATTACCGCCTTGTCGGCGGCGGCCATCTGGTGGCGGCCGGCCTTCCGTCATCGCGGCGGCGTCCTGCTGTTGCACCTGGCAATAGCACTGATCGCCGTCGGCGCGTTGATCGGCGTTTTCTTCGGCCGCCAGGTTCGTTTTTTCATGCTGGCGGAAGCGGATGCTCCGCTGGCCGACTTCCTGCCGCCGGAAAACGGCCGACCCGCCATTCCGCTGCCCTTCTCTTTCGGCGCCGGGCGGCCGGAAGTGGATTATTACGATCCGGATTACCTCCTTTACCGGCGGCACCCGGACGATCCCAACCGCATGGCGCTGGCCGGGCGGCCGCATTGGCGCGGTGAAACGCTGTATCTGGACAACCGGCAAAACTGGCCGCGGACGACGCTGCTGGCGCCGGACGGCAGCTTTCTGCCGCATCTGAACGTCGGCGAGGACGGTATCCTGATGCGCCAGGACCCGCAGCCGAGCGAATACCGGGTGGCGATCCGTTACCATCATCCGGCCGCGCCGGAAGAGCGGCAAGCCGTCCTGAAAGTCAATGAACCGGTCACCATCGACCGCTGGCGGTTCTATCTGATGAGCTGCGGCACCTCCGCCCGCGGCCGTTATGTCGAGTTGCTGGCCAGACAGGATCCCGGCCGGCTCGTCGTCGCCGCCGGCCTGTGGCTGCTGCTGGCGGCTCCCTTCTGGCTTCTCGTCGACCAATGGAGAAAACAATGA
- the ccsA gene encoding cytochrome c biogenesis protein CcsA has protein sequence MMIIWYLKLLAAGALTAFLLAAALQCQQRLRAARYCFGGGFCCCLALFLWQWLRLGEPPFGNMFQVLSFLPLVLPPLYVLEYRHGDRLLLLPFALVGAIALTGVLFMDPDLSWRRAPALQSLWFVPHVASYILSYALAAVAAMVTLTAFRRRERASAAERLSRLAFAFMTFGLVSGALWAEAAWGSYWSWDIKESWSLITWLLYATYFHLRKQPGGRRAANWCNLIAFAALLVTFLVVNLLPKIDSLHSYAQ, from the coding sequence ATGATGATCATCTGGTATTTGAAATTGCTTGCGGCCGGCGCGTTGACTGCTTTTCTGCTGGCCGCGGCACTGCAATGCCAGCAACGGCTCCGGGCGGCGCGGTATTGCTTCGGCGGCGGTTTTTGCTGCTGCCTGGCGCTGTTCCTCTGGCAATGGCTCCGGCTCGGCGAACCGCCATTCGGCAATATGTTCCAGGTGTTGAGCTTCCTGCCACTGGTATTGCCGCCGCTCTACGTCCTGGAGTACCGCCACGGCGACCGGCTGCTGCTGCTGCCCTTTGCGCTGGTCGGCGCAATCGCGCTCACCGGCGTGTTGTTCATGGACCCGGACCTCTCCTGGCGACGGGCGCCGGCCCTGCAATCGCTCTGGTTCGTTCCGCATGTCGCTAGTTATATCCTCTCCTACGCGCTGGCTGCCGTCGCGGCAATGGTCACCTTGACCGCCTTCCGCCGCCGGGAGCGCGCTTCGGCCGCCGAACGTCTCAGCCGGCTGGCCTTCGCGTTCATGACCTTCGGACTGGTTTCCGGCGCGTTGTGGGCAGAAGCGGCCTGGGGCAGCTACTGGAGCTGGGATATCAAGGAAAGCTGGTCGCTGATCACCTGGCTGCTTTACGCCACCTATTTCCATCTCCGAAAGCAGCCGGGCGGCCGGCGGGCGGCCAACTGGTGCAACCTGATCGCTTTCGCCGCGCTGCTGGTAACGTTTTTAGTCGTCAACCTGCTGCCGAAAATCGATTCGCTGCACAGCTACGCGCAATAG
- a CDS encoding type II secretion system protein, which translates to MKQKFTLLELLTVIAVIAILAAMLLPALSKAKRVALTQHCINNLKQIGLALELYAADHDDRIPNINGEYMGSSINLIRMYGGLPFGLGKLLPDYGLSPLQLGCLQHDPMTPEAVKQGWDGSGAVLSAYLYRETQAGFHGRKHADGNAGKALVMDFSFRSAALSHSAHGFQSTNLLYNDGHAVTRHNTATPFERYTASGDSGAMTPPDCTLLWERADQEP; encoded by the coding sequence ATGAAACAAAAATTTACCCTGCTGGAACTGTTGACGGTCATCGCCGTCATCGCCATCCTTGCCGCCATGCTGCTGCCGGCGCTGTCGAAAGCCAAACGGGTTGCGCTGACCCAGCATTGCATCAACAATTTGAAACAAATCGGTCTGGCGCTTGAATTGTACGCCGCCGACCACGACGACCGGATTCCCAATATCAACGGCGAATATATGGGCAGCAGCATCAACCTGATCCGCATGTACGGCGGCCTGCCGTTCGGTTTGGGAAAATTACTCCCCGACTACGGACTCTCGCCATTGCAATTGGGCTGCCTGCAACACGATCCGATGACGCCGGAAGCGGTCAAACAGGGCTGGGACGGCAGCGGCGCCGTTTTAAGCGCCTATCTCTACCGGGAAACGCAGGCCGGTTTCCACGGCCGCAAGCATGCCGACGGAAACGCCGGGAAAGCGCTGGTCATGGACTTCTCATTCCGGTCCGCAGCCTTGAGCCATTCCGCCCACGGTTTCCAATCGACCAATCTGCTCTACAACGACGGCCATGCCGTCACCCGGCACAACACCGCCACGCCATTCGAACGTTATACCGCCAGCGGCGACAGCGGAGCGATGACGCCGCCGGACTGCACTCTGCTCTGGGAACGGGCCGATCAGGAGCCCTGA